The region TCTAAAGTATGTCATATGAGCCTATTAACTGATAATTATAGTTAGTTTTGAAATAATAGTACAACACAGAATAAGCATAATGATACAGAACGAAAAATACATATTTGAGTGTCAGACAAAATACTACTCCATAAAATATAACATCCACAGACCACAAGATGACTTGCATGATTACAGAATTTAAATATATTCAATAAGAACAATCATTTTTTACAAATATCATGACTGAATATTTTGTTAAACCCTTATTCTGTGAAAAAGATCACAACCAGGCAACCATACGGACACACCCGATAAGAAAAAAGAATTGGAGAACATCCGACCCTAATATAAACCACATGACCAAAAAGGCTATCCATAAGTAAAAAATTGAATTGGACAAAGCATATATTTTTTCGAGAGGAACCGCTATACTTTTTTTTTGACAAAGGAACCCCATACTTAATACTTTTTTTGCGATAACCTATAGTACTAAAATACTTGCCAAAATGAGTGGGCCATTGatcaagaaaaaaaaggaagacacGCCAGACACTCCCTCCCTGTTCTCCTCATACCTTCACTCTCTCCCCCACCGCTCCCCATTCCATGGTGGCCCCGCCTGCTCTCCCCACTGCCTCATCTACCCACCACGGCCTCGCCCcgtcggccgccgcctcctctccccaCCATGGCCTCGGCCCGCCGCCTTCTCTCCCCACCACGACCTCACCTTGCCGGCTTGCCGCTAACCCCGCCGTTCTTCCCTAGATCGACTCTGTCGCCGCCGTCCACATCTTCCAGCGCAGATCAAGATGCGAGCTAGAGGAGCATCCTGGAAACGATGCGGCAGCGGGCATCTCGGAGCGGGCCGAGTTCCAGTTCGTCTACGTGCCCACCGTGATAGTCGACCTCGTGCTTCGCTCCCACACCTGCTCCGAGAAGGCGCTCCTAGCTCGCCTACGTGGTCGGTTGCTCCAGGTACTTCTGGATTCAGGCATTCGCAACTGTGAACTCGAGTTTAACAAACGGTATATCACTGCTGGATGGTGAACACACACAATGGTGCTTTTATTGATAGAAAGTCAGGATCCTTTCTCTTAAGAGGCTACTGTAAGAAATGGTAACTTGGGGCATGACTTGCAAGAAAGGGATTGTATGACAGAATGATATTACTTCACGGTAGAGTTTCTGCATCTGGAGATCAAGTTTATCTTGGTGTCTCATGTCAGttttattgtgtgtgtgtgtgtgtgtgtgtgtgtgtgtgtgtgtgtgtgtgtgtgtgtgtgtttcagtAACACATTTACTGTTCTGATGATCTTGCGAATTTGTGAGCCGAAGAAATGATGACTTAGATAGTTGCGTTCTGATGAGTATGCTGAGCAGAAATAACAGGCGGTCATCTGTTATATGATATATTAAATTAAATGATGATTTTTTATTAGGTGCAGTTTAGAATTTTGAGTGTACAATGCATCCTGTAATAAGAGACCACACACTTAAAAGTTTCTTTAGATTGAAAATGGTTGTATCTGCTTGTTAAATCCTAATTGCTATCCATTCCAGTACAATACTTATGTAGCTCAGTAGTCTAGGTTTGAGCATGAGAGTCATTTTCGAATTGGAGAGAAAAAATATAATTTGGGGTGATCCTGTTTTCCTACTGTCTAATCTTGGAGTAAGCTTGTCCTGAATATATGTGAACTCTTTTGGCACTTTGTGGTTCTGTTTAGTCTCTCCAGTTAATATAACCaattcattattatttttatgttatttGTCTTTCACATGAAGATTCATTCTTTCTGGTTGTTTAGAAGGACAAATAGATGTCGATCAGTTTGAGCGTGCGGGATAGCTTATGTGTGTCTGTTATTTGGAGTGGGCAATTCCTATGTCTTTCTTCTCACACTTCAGTTCTAGTCATACATGCAAGAAAGGAAACTGGGTTATGTATGTTCATGCCAAATAAACATCAGGAGGTAATGATAACCTGTTGCTAACTTCTGCCAAGCCATTCTTACGAATGTTGTTTGTTTGTAGGATGTAGCTTGGGAAGGTCAGACTGTTGGAGTTGAAGCAGTTGTAGATTTCTTCAAGGCAAAAATAAAGCATTTGCACTTGGTGAGATGAAAAAGGTTAGCTTTCAGGTTTTGTTTCAGCATGCTGTCACTCCTTAGCACTAATTATTACATACTAATTGCTACCTGCACGTGCTTCTCGCTCCGGTCAAGAGATATTATCAGTTGGGTGTGTGCGTACTCAAACTTTTAAACTTATATATCTATATCTACATGACTATTGGGAATTTTGAGACTAAACTTATGTAAATGATATTAGTATGTAGAAGACTGAAAAAACAATTTATAACATTTTAGCATTAGAATTTGTGGTCAAGGTTCACGTCTCAATCATACCACATCAAATTCATGCGTGTATAAAGGGCCAGTTTGGTTGGTGTCCACAACTTCATGCCTGGGACAAATGGGTGCCTGGAATGTAGCTTCTTCCCAATTCCAAATAAAAAGTATTCCCTACAAATGGGTGCCTGGGACAAATTACCTTTGGTAGATTTCCACGAAGGCGAGTTTCACAACCTTTGACATATTTAAATGCAGTAATGTTCTGCATTCAAAACAGCATAAAGAGATCTTGTGGAACATACATATGTTTACTCGCTTTTCTGCACTGAGAAATTGTACCATTGTATATTACAAAATGAGGCATACACAATGGAAGTAATTGCAAAATGCATGTAGTAATTCTGTTAATACAAACTGGATATCTCACAAGAGTAAGCCTTCCATCAGGCACTCAATCTGGGCCTCGCTGTTGTAACCAAAATTAGAAGCGCCCCCAAGCACTGTAATGTTTCTGGACTTGCAGTTTGTTGCTACTCAGCGGCACCCCAATTCGCCCCTGAAACTAAATTTGTCTTCCAAAAGTGTGTTGTGTGGTACAATAAAATATCATGTACATGTATCCATAAAATATACATGTAACCGTATCATGGTAGGCTAAACctgaaaatgaaaaacaaaaataatgttagttccaaaaatagttATAGATGCAAGAACATAGTAGCTGCAAAGAAGTAATGGAATGACACACCTGCCTCATCTCTCTAAAACATCTCTGTAGACAATGTTTTTGGTGCTTTTCCCGGATTTATCAACCTCCTTGTTTGGCTTGGCCAAAATCCGTGTCGTCTCTCTTGACACTTCCCTTGACAATGCAACATATAGCTGACCATGTGAGAATACAGGCTCAGGGAGGTAAATACCAACGTTTGGGATGGTCTGACCCTGTGCCTTATTAATTGTCATCGCAAAACTTAGGCGGATGGGGAACTGTTTTCTCTTAAGTTTGAAGGGAAGTGAGATGTATTCCGAGGGCGACATAGGGATCCTAGGTATGAACACCCTCTTTCCAGCATGCTGACCTCCAACAATCTCCGCGTCGATTGCATTATCCTGGAAGGCTCTGATCATAAGTCGTGTTCCATTGCATAGGCCATTATGAGGGTCGAGGTTCCGAAGCAGAATGACTGGGCAGTTGACCTTTAATCTCAAAACATGCGGTGGCAAGCCATTTGGTGTGATTGAGATCAAAAAATCAATTGTGTAATTATTCTGCAAGTCATCCTCGATTGAGTCGAAGCTATGGTATAACTTTTCTTCGCCTGGAAACCTGGAGATCATCTTATCATTCAGGTCATCCACATGATCATTCTTGGTCGAAAGAATTGCACGTGCGCTCATGTACTCTCTCGATCTAGCATTGGCATGCAGCGATGTGAAGACATCTTCAATGAGCGTGTTAATAGCTTTTTCATCCTCAGTATAGCCGATCACAATGTCGTCAGGGAGACGCACATAGTCGTCGCCAATTGTCTCTTCTGTTCCATTGCCGATCCTTAGGAGGTATTTGGAGAACCAAGGATCAGCCTGTGCACGCATATTATGCGTCAGACGTATCTTGCGGGTCTTCTCCCACAGATATGATCTCACAAGTGTAGCATCTGTGATCTGTGCTCTTGTCCCACGTGCCACAACGGGAAGGACCTGCCTGAAATCCCCACCAAAGACGACAACCTTTCCCCCAAACGGCAATGGACATTCCATTATATCCTGCAACGATCTATCAAGCGTCTCAACAGCTTGACGTTTTGTCATAGCGACTTCGTCCCAAATTATTAAGGACGCCTGTTTAAGCAACTCCGCTGTACCGCTTTGCTTTGTGAAACTACACATGCTGTTGTCAGTGAGCTTTATTGGAATTTTGAACCTAGAGTGTGTAGTCCGTCCTCCAGGCATTATCGATGCTGCTATACCTGATGTAGCAGTTGCAATTGCTATTTGGCCCATGGAACGCACCTTTGCAAGCAATGCCTTGTATAAGTACGTCTTCCCAGTGCCTCCTGGACCATCAACAAAGAACACCTGACTTTTTTGGTTCATCACATGATCCATTATGTCATTGAAACCAGCCAGTTGCTCACTGTTCAAACTGCTAAATAGATCTAGATGTTCTTTGTCCACGGTGACTTGCCTCTCCTCTGTTACCTCTCTGCGCTCACCATCATAAGAACCATCGGTCTCAACCAGATCTGGAAGTCCATAGCTTGTAATATCCTTTCCCATGGATTGCAACATATCCCTGATATCTCTAAGCACCATCTGTTCAAGTGTTGCCTCATTGGATTGGTTACGACGGTAATCCTCAGACATTGATGCTAGATGCTTGTCCCACATTTGTCGGATTTCTGTTGCCTCGCAAAATACCAGTATAGTCGCAAACAACCGTCTTAGGGCACAAGGCATCTGAAATGTGGCTGCCTCCGTCATGCAATCATCAAGAGTCCTGTCATGCTCAATGAGGCCTAAGTGCTCACATGCCTCCCTGAAGGAACTGCATGCCTTGCCATTTACTGTTTTTAAATCATCAAATGAAGTGGCACCTCGGACATGACTTAGTAGGACACGCAAGTAGTACCTCTCTCCTTCAGCAGGGTGTGCATACACAAGCCTTCCAATTTGTGATCTCTTATTTCTTCTATTCTGCCACTCCTTGTTTCCAGCTATCCATCTATAATGTTCTGGAAACTCTCTGTACAACCATTTTCGTGCCTCCGGAAACCTTCGGTTCATCTCAAAGTACTCGGTAAGCATGGACTTGGAAGAAGATGGTCGAGCAAGAACATCTTCCAGATTTTCACAAGATTTAAATGCAACTGTATGCATGTTTGGCAAATGAAGCTGGAGCTGCAGCACAGATGGACTGACACCAAACattttaaaaccaaaaatcctgtaAATAGCCTCTGGAGGAGATACATAGCGTGCATCCCTATATTGTCGGATTTCATTGATGATTCCAccatcattgatgatatcctgctcGAATGCAAAGGATGTCCGATCATGCCCTTTGTAGATGTACTTGAACAAGTACTTGACTGCCTTGATGCTCGAGCATGCTTCGACATTAATGTGGCAGTTGTATCGCATAAGCAGAAAAGGGTTGTAAGGGACCACCCATCTATTGTCCAAATTTGCTCCTCTGATCCTAACTCCACGCCCATCGTCCCTCCTCCTATAGATGGGATATGAGTCTTTCCCTTGTTGTGTGGCATTGCAAAAATCTCGCGGGTAATGAAATTGGCACTGTCCATCAATCATGCAAGGACAACTTTTTTTCAACTCACCACAGGGTCCATGCATCATGTGTTTGATGACCAGATCATGTAGAATGGGGTATTTTTCTTTGTCAGGTATCTCTGCAGATATCACCCGATCATAGTCATCCGGGGTCGCTAACTTGCTTTTTGCTTTCATGATTAGAAGTATATGCTCATGCGGGAGACCTCGTTTCTGAAACTCCGTGACATGTACATAAGCCGCAACTTCTCCGAAATGCTTACCCTTAGTCAGTAAGTCCATCATATCTCATTGTTTAGCTTTGTATACTCTTGCCACCAGGTTTGGACGGTCTTGTGGCAGTTGTCCAGGCAACAATTTCTCAGTTATCTCCTCCCAATAAGGATTGCAAGTCATTGTGATAAAATAATCCGGTTTACCCCACCGCTGGACTATTGCCATCGCATCTAGAAACCTCCGTTGCATGTCACGGTCACCACCTGGAAATGTACGTGGGAGCACGATTCTCTTGCCAATCCGATCACCGCGTGACTCGCCGACAACGACAGTGTCAACAAGACCCTATAATAGTATACAAGGTTATAGAAAAGCATGGAATGTCCATAAAGTCGTTGTATTATGATCTATTAGAATATACATAAGCACGTTACCTGGTAGAGGTCAGCGCGTATAACCTTCTGATTTTCCGGCTTTGAGTACCAGTCAAGCCTCATAGTCTCCATCTTGATATACATGTCAACAGCCCACTGTTGGAAAAGGCGCGCCCCGAACAAGATGATGTTAAAAAGCTTCTTCCTGACCTGCAGTTTGAAGCAGTAGTACTCCCTCGCACTAACAAATTTCCTGGATTTTGTTGCATTCACCTCATTGTCACCAAAATCCTCATCTGGGTTATATTCATTGTCATCTACAAGATTCACAAAATTTCAAATTCAATATGTTGTTTGCATGCATAATAGTTGACTATATAAGAATTGAAGATTAAGCAATGATGACCGATACCCGCAGGTAAATCCGTGGCATGGTCTTCATGTGGTTCAAAATTCCCAACTTGTTCACTTTCTGTAATGAAGTTTTCATGTGATAGAAAAATGAGAACATAAGTCTTCACTCGTAAATAGAAAGTATATAAATTAATAGTGCACATCATACCTGTAGATAAATCAGAGGTTTGGTTTACTCGTGGTGCAGTATTATGCGCTGAATATTGGGTCGTGTCATCTACAAGATTCACAACATTTCAAATTCAATATGATGTTTGCACCCATAATACTTGACCACATAAGAATTGAAGAATAAGCAATGATGTCCGATACCTGCAGGTAAATCCGTGGCATGGTCTTCATGTGGTTCAAAATTTCCAACTTGTTCACTTTCTGTAATCAAGTTTTCATATAATAGAAAAATGAGAACATAAGTGTTCATTCATAATAGCAAGTATATAAATGAATAATGAACCTCATACCTGCATATAAATCAGAGGTTTGGTTTACTTGGGGTGCAGGGTTACCCGATGAACATTGTGTGGTGTCATCGAGGGGGCCAACATATGGCATCCTACGATTCCAACCAGTCTCCCCACGTGGGAAGAATAGTGGATATGACAATGGGTCGTAGCACCCATAGTATGCTCTAATATATAGGGGCCGGTCTCCTTTTTTTCCATGTACGACAACACTTCTGTCAAAGCAATTCTTTGGGTCGCTCCCTTCAACCCATATCGCTGCCACCTGAGAAGTCGTTGGGGCATTGTACCTTCGTTGATCCAAGTTGATATCCGTGTTTAGTGAGATCCTATACTCATCTAGATTTGGAACAGACCCAAGGCTCTTTAAAACTTGTGCATAAGGGTTACGCTCAAGTATTCGCAGAATCTTTCGTATGAGGTCTATATTAAGATCTGGAGACCTCATAGCCCTGTGAACCAAGTCTTGATCTGTATCATAAATATAAAGCTGCAAATGCCGAGGTCCATTATCAGCCGGCACCAGACCATCAAGAGCGTGGTATAAGCCACCACATGCACGAAATGTATATACTCCAGTTCCTGCCGCTGTGCTTACTCGGCGATCAAGAGTGACTCCTAGAGTTGTGAATGAGAAGTGCGAGTTGAAATACCGTATATGCTCTCTAAAATATTTAGCATCCTCATCATCTTGACTTGTAAACAACCGTTTCAGCTCTTCTGGAATGTCTGGAGTAATAATATCGACTTTTCCTTTTCTGCAACAAAATGCTGGGCCCTCAAATGGAAACCGCAATGCCCCACAGTGGCGACAGTCGGGAACCTTTCTTAGGACATGGTGCTTTGTAGGTAGGTTTCGGTAAATGAATtcatcggtatttgatactggtgcggctCGTGGGCGTCCAAGTTGGTACGGTTCATAAGCAAGACCTAGCATTGAAGAACAATTTGTATTAAATATTGAATGAAGACATATGAGGCTCATGGTAAATTCGGAAATAGACAATGGACATACCTTCGGCCATAAATATTCTAGCTTCCTCATCAGGCTCATGGTATATAGCTTCTCCATTTTGCAATGGCGCCAAACAGTCTAGTAGGCAATATATTGGTCAAACATAAATGCCACAAAATTGTCGACGAAGAACCTGATATGTGAACGACAAAATATATAATGTACCTTCAAAATTGGGTTGTTGAACAACGGGCTCAAATATTCCATATGGATCTTCTATATGGTCGTTGCCCACTACGGAAAACCACAAGATAAGTAGAGCATACAAAATCAGGTACTATAGTAGTCTAG is a window of Triticum dicoccoides isolate Atlit2015 ecotype Zavitan chromosome 2B, WEW_v2.0, whole genome shotgun sequence DNA encoding:
- the LOC119365304 gene encoding uncharacterized protein LOC119365304 encodes the protein MMDLLTKGKHFGEVAAYVHVTEFQKRGLPHEHILLIMKAKSKLATPDDYDRVISAEIPDKEKYPILHDLVIKHMMHGPCGELKKSCPCMIDGQCQFHYPRDFCNATQQGKDSYPIYRRRDDGRGVRIRGANLDNRWVVPYNPFLLMRYNCHINVEACSSIKAVKYLFKYIYKGHDRTSFAFEQDIINDGGIINEIRQYRDARYVSPPEAIYRIFGFKMFGVSPSVLQLQLHLPNMHTVAFKSCENLEDVLARPSSSKSMLTEYFEMNRRFPEARKWLYREFPEHYRWIAGNKEWQNRRNKRSQIGRLVYAHPAEGERYYLRVLLSHVRGATSFDDLKTVNGKACSSFREACEHLGLIEHDRTLDDCMTEAATFQMPCALRRLFATILVFCEATEIRQMWDKHLASMSEDYRRNQSNEATLEQMVLRDIRDMLQSMGKDITSYGLPDLVETDGSYDGERREVTEERQVTVDKEHLDLFSSLNSEQLAGFNDIMDHVMNQKSQVFFVDGPGGTGKTYLYKALLAKVRSMGQIAIATATSGIAASIMPGGRTTHSRFKIPIKLTDNSMCSFTKQSGTAELLKQASLIIWDEVAMTKRQAVETLDRSLQDIMECPLPFGGKVVVFGGDFRQVLPVVARGTRAQITDATLVRSYLWEKTRKIRLTHNMRAQADPWFSKYLLRIGNGTEETIGDDYVRLPDDIVIGYTEDEKAINTLIEDVFTSLHANARSREYMSARAILSTKNDHVDDLNDKMISRFPGEEKLYHSFDSIEDDLQNNYTIDFLISITPNGLPPHVLRLKVNCPVILLRNLDPHNGLCNGTRLMIRAFQDNAIDAEIVGGQHAGKRVFIPRIPMSPSEYISLPFKLKRKQFPIRLSFAMTINKAQGQTIPNVGIYLPEPVFSHGQLYVALSREVSRETTRILAKPNKEVDKSGKSTKNIVYRDVLER